The following proteins come from a genomic window of Amaranthus tricolor cultivar Red isolate AtriRed21 chromosome 14, ASM2621246v1, whole genome shotgun sequence:
- the LOC130799675 gene encoding UDP-glycosyltransferase 86A1-like, protein MEAKKSNYNQNHHAIFLPLPLQGHINPSINLSLKLASSKNFTVTFLTYDYLHHQITQAQPLKDSDDIFSRVREGPNRLDIRYRSISDGLPLDFDRNGTKLEEALGWYVDGKLIDFVMKGVEEIILNSNPKVDVLIIDSFYPWGSKIATKFGLRFVSFWTEPALVFNLYYHINLLKEHGHFDCPDTRKDPIDYIPGVKSLDPRDLTSYLQETNTSTNIHKILSQAFQDVKSAEFVLCNTIQELELDTILALQALIPFYAIGPTFRVCSPKNDISTNLLAESDCSEWLNAKPNASVLYVSFGSLAKLSKDDVMEIAYGLMESNIYFIWVLRPNIVLNDDGVLLPDGFKEGISDRGIVVPWTNQNAVLSHPAIGGFLTHCGWNSILESIWYGIPMLCFPVFTDQFTNRKLVVDNWKVGTNLCEEKQLRRKDIDIQIKSFMNQENVDEMKKNIKVVRYLLETALEDDGSSTKNLDIFVEQLNIHP, encoded by the exons atggaagcaaaaaaatcaaactacaACCAAAATCATCATGCAATATTTCTACCTTTACCACTTCAAGGTCACATAAACCCATCAATAAACTTATCTCTAAAACTTGCTTCTTCAAAAAACTTCACCGTAACATTCCTAACTTATGATTACCTCCACCACCAAATCACCCAAGCTCAGCCCCTCAAGGACTCCGATGACATATTTTCGAGAGTTCGCGAGGGGCCAAACAGGCTTGACATCCGATATCGGTCGATATCGGATGGCTTGCCCTTGGATTTTGATAGAAATGGTACAAAATTAGAGGAGGCTTTAGGATGGTATGTGGATGGGAAATTGATTGACTTTGTAATGAAGGGAGTAGAGGAGATTATATTGAATTCAAATCCAAAAGTTGATGTTTTGATTATTGATTCTTTTTATCCTTGGGGATCTAAGATTGCCACAAAGTTTGGATTACGATTTGTGTCGTTTTGGACTGAGCCTGCTTTGGTTTTCAATCTTTATTATCATATCAATCTTCTTAAGGAGCATGGACACTTTGATTGCCCCg ATACCCGGAAGGATCCAATTGATTACATACCAGGAGTAAAATCTCTTGATCCAAGGGACTTGACGTCATATCTACAAGAAACAAACACCTCAACCAACATTCACAAGATACTTTCTCAAGCATTTCAAGATGTTAAATCAGCAGAATTTGTGCTTTGTAACACTATTCAAGAGCTTGAATTAGACACCATCTTAGCCTTACAAGCTCTCATTCCTTTCTATGCAATCGGGCCTACATTTCGTGTTTGCTCACCCAAAAATGATATATCGACTAATCTTTTGGCTGAATCTGATTGCTCGGAATGGCTCAATGCCAAGCCTAATGCCTCAGTTTTGTATGTTTCATTTGGTAGTCTTGCTAAACTTTCTAAAGATGATGTTATGGAGATTGCTTATGGGCTTATGGAGAgtaacatttattttatttgggtGCTTCGGCCCAATATTGTGCTTAATGATGATGGGGTATTGTTGCCCGATGGATTTAAGGAAGGCATTAGCGATCGTGGGATTGTTGTTCCTTGGACTAATCAGAATGCGGTTTTATCTCATCCCGCTATCGGAGGATTTTTAACGCACTGTGGGTGGAACTCGATATTAGAAAGTATTTGGTATGGAATTCCGATGTTGTGTTTTCCTGTATTTACTGATCAGTTTACTAATCGGAAACTAGTTGTTGATAATTGGAAGGtgggaactaatttatgcgaggaAAAACAGTTAAGAAGAAAGGATATCGatatacaaattaagagttttatgaaccaagaaaacgtggatgaaatgaaaaaaaatattaaggttGTAAGGTATTTATTAGAGACTGCATTAGAAGATGATGGATCTTCAACAAAAAATTTGGATATATTTGTTGAACAACTTAATATTCATccatga